The Nicotiana sylvestris chromosome 6, ASM39365v2, whole genome shotgun sequence genomic sequence GTCAAAGTAAATTATTTCACATATAATCATATCGATCGAGAGCTTATAGCTAATCTAATATGTCGTCTTCATCAGTTCATCGCTTATGCATTTTCTTCTTGGTCCTCTTCTCTGCAGCTTCAGCGTCAGTGGGCAGCGACGATTTGCCAACAGCATATGAAATTCTGGAGGAGTACGACTTTCCGGTGGGAATACTCCCGAAGGGCGTGACTAGCTATGAATTTAACAGTAGCACCGGCAAGTTCGCCGTCTACTTCAACAAGACATGCAGCTTCGAAATCGAGAGCTACAGCCTCCAGTACAAGTCCAAAATAACTGGAACACTTTCGGAGGATAAGCTCAGCAACTTGAGTGGCGTTCAAGTGAAGCTTCTTTTCTTCTGGGTCAACATTGGGGCAGT encodes the following:
- the LOC104245440 gene encoding uncharacterized protein At5g01610-like, with protein sequence MSSSSVHRLCIFFLVLFSAASASVGSDDLPTAYEILEEYDFPVGILPKGVTSYEFNSSTGKFAVYFNKTCSFEIESYSLQYKSKITGTLSEDKLSNLSGVQVKLLFFWVNIGAVARVEDELDFTVGIISADFPIDNFYESPQCGCGFDCVNSGGKSTGKFTQLVYSS